From one Plantibacter flavus genomic stretch:
- the ppk2 gene encoding polyphosphate kinase 2 — protein MSKTPNRTKPPKRIRKDRYEAELERLQIELVALQRWVIETGARVVVVFEGRDAAGKGGAIKRIVQYLNPRSARVAALPTPGEQERGQWYFQRYIQHLPTAGEIVLFDRSWYNRAGVERVMDYCTPEQYRRFLRQTPVFERMLVEDGIILVKYWFSVSDEVQEQRFRSRLDDPMRRWKLSDTDLQSITRWEDYSRAKDEMFEATDHADAPWWTIESDDKRASRLNAISHLLSQIPYEQRAPEPIDIPARPGADGYDRPARERYRYVPDHAHTLGS, from the coding sequence ATGTCGAAGACTCCGAACCGGACCAAGCCACCCAAACGCATCCGGAAGGACCGCTACGAAGCGGAGCTGGAACGGCTGCAGATCGAACTGGTCGCGCTGCAGCGCTGGGTGATCGAGACCGGCGCGCGAGTCGTCGTGGTCTTCGAGGGCCGCGACGCCGCGGGTAAGGGCGGCGCGATCAAGCGCATCGTCCAGTATCTGAACCCGCGTTCGGCGCGGGTCGCCGCCCTGCCGACCCCCGGTGAGCAGGAGCGCGGCCAGTGGTACTTCCAGCGCTATATCCAGCACCTGCCCACGGCGGGCGAGATCGTGCTGTTCGACCGCTCCTGGTACAACCGTGCCGGCGTCGAGCGGGTGATGGACTACTGCACTCCGGAGCAGTACCGGCGGTTCCTCCGCCAGACTCCCGTGTTCGAGCGCATGCTCGTCGAGGACGGCATCATCCTCGTCAAGTACTGGTTCTCGGTCTCCGACGAGGTCCAGGAGCAACGGTTCCGCTCGCGCCTCGACGACCCGATGCGCCGCTGGAAGCTGTCCGACACGGACCTCCAGTCGATCACCCGCTGGGAGGACTACTCGCGCGCCAAGGACGAGATGTTCGAGGCCACGGACCACGCGGACGCACCCTGGTGGACGATCGAGAGCGACGACAAGCGGGCGTCCCGGTTGAACGCGATCTCGCACCTGCTCTCCCAGATCCCCTACGAGCAGCGCGCCCCCGAGCCGATCGACATCCCCGCGCGGCCGGGCGCCGACGGGTACGACCGACCCGCGCGCGAACGGTACCGGTACGTGCCGGATCACGCCCACACGCTCGGGAGCTGA
- a CDS encoding FadR/GntR family transcriptional regulator — MDTVHRESLSDQVARLLLQRIQAGEWEIGQKLPGETTLAPQLGVGRSTMREAIRQLAGQGVLSTRQGSGNFLQARSPVQDWDALILRTAIGSVIEARIAIECEAAALAAQRHTASDLAAIRGALAHRNADRVTIEGRVDADTALHRSIVAASGNEILTELFDTFAERSREAMIQMLRLSGEPGTDHDQFVHEEIVQAVADRDATAAFDRSRAHLVALRDGITHSD, encoded by the coding sequence ATGGACACCGTGCACCGCGAATCACTCTCCGACCAGGTCGCACGCTTGCTCCTGCAGCGCATCCAGGCCGGCGAGTGGGAGATCGGCCAGAAGCTGCCCGGGGAGACGACCCTGGCACCGCAGCTCGGCGTCGGTCGGTCGACGATGCGCGAGGCGATCCGCCAGCTGGCCGGCCAGGGCGTGCTGTCGACCCGGCAGGGATCGGGGAACTTCCTCCAGGCGCGCTCGCCGGTGCAGGACTGGGATGCGCTCATCCTGCGGACCGCGATCGGGTCGGTCATCGAGGCGCGCATCGCCATCGAGTGCGAGGCGGCGGCCCTCGCCGCACAACGCCACACGGCGTCCGACCTGGCCGCCATCCGCGGGGCGCTGGCCCATCGGAACGCCGATCGCGTGACCATCGAGGGGCGGGTCGACGCCGACACCGCGCTCCACCGGAGCATCGTCGCCGCGAGCGGGAACGAGATCTTGACCGAACTGTTCGACACCTTCGCCGAGCGCAGCCGCGAGGCGATGATCCAGATGCTCCGCCTCAGCGGCGAGCCGGGGACGGACCACGACCAGTTCGTCCACGAGGAGATCGTGCAGGCGGTCGCGGATCGCGATGCCACCGCGGCGTTCGACCGCAGCCGCGCCCACCTCGTCGCCCTCCGCGACGGGATCACCCACTCGGACTGA
- a CDS encoding 2-isopropylmalate synthase — translation MPSHRYQDLYSRVDVPLLDRTWPSRRLTEAPLWVPVDLRDGNQALAEPMDPERKRAFFELMVTMGYKEIEVGYPSASQSDYDFVRLIAETDIAPEDVTIVVFTPARRDLIERTVESIRGIRNPVVIHLYTATAPLWREVVLGHDRDSLRALILAGGSDVLEFAGDLDGVRFEFSPEVFNLTEPDYALELCDAMTTLWDASPDRPVILNLPATVEAASPNVYADQIEYMHRNLDRRDAVILSVHPHNDRGTGIACAELAVLAGAQRVEGCIFGNGERTGNVDLATLALNLHAQGVDPMIDFSDIDHIRRVVEHSNRIEIHPRHPYVGELVHTAFSGTHQDAIKKGFAEHRARAEATGSRPEDLPWRVPYLPVDPADLGRSYEAVIRVNSQSGKGGIAYLLERDYGIEMPRRLQVDFSRRVQQQADETGRELDAEALLAAFERSYLSVTPSRVELLEVDVTTTGESSRATIGLRIDGDRQAATFVGIGPVEAATRLLADHGVHVEVVSLHQTSLSAGSGAEALTLLEVRRGAETVWAAGRHRSVLEASVRAVVNAASR, via the coding sequence ATGCCGTCCCATCGCTACCAGGACCTGTACTCGCGGGTGGACGTCCCCCTCCTCGACCGCACCTGGCCGTCGAGACGACTGACCGAGGCGCCGCTCTGGGTGCCGGTGGACCTGCGCGACGGGAACCAGGCGCTCGCCGAACCCATGGACCCCGAGCGGAAGCGGGCCTTCTTCGAGCTGATGGTCACGATGGGCTACAAGGAGATCGAGGTCGGCTACCCGTCCGCCTCGCAGAGCGACTACGACTTCGTCCGCCTGATCGCTGAGACCGACATCGCTCCCGAGGACGTCACGATCGTCGTCTTCACGCCCGCCCGTCGCGATCTGATCGAGCGCACCGTCGAGTCGATCCGTGGGATCCGGAACCCGGTCGTCATCCACCTGTACACCGCGACGGCGCCGCTCTGGCGGGAGGTCGTCCTCGGACACGACCGCGACTCGCTCCGCGCGCTCATCCTCGCCGGCGGCTCAGACGTCCTCGAGTTCGCCGGTGACCTCGACGGGGTGCGGTTCGAGTTCTCGCCGGAGGTCTTCAACCTGACGGAGCCGGACTACGCCCTCGAACTCTGCGACGCCATGACGACCCTGTGGGACGCCTCGCCGGACCGCCCGGTGATCCTCAACCTGCCCGCGACCGTCGAAGCGGCGAGCCCGAACGTCTACGCGGACCAGATCGAGTACATGCACCGGAACCTCGACCGCCGCGACGCCGTCATCCTGTCGGTCCACCCGCACAACGACCGCGGCACGGGGATCGCGTGTGCTGAGCTCGCGGTGCTCGCGGGCGCCCAACGCGTGGAAGGGTGCATCTTCGGCAACGGCGAGCGGACCGGCAACGTCGACCTCGCGACCCTCGCGCTCAACCTGCACGCGCAGGGCGTCGACCCGATGATCGACTTCTCCGACATCGACCACATCCGTCGGGTCGTCGAGCACAGCAACCGCATCGAGATCCACCCGCGTCACCCGTACGTCGGCGAGCTCGTCCACACCGCGTTCTCGGGGACGCATCAGGATGCGATCAAGAAAGGCTTCGCCGAACACCGGGCACGGGCCGAGGCCACCGGCAGCCGCCCGGAGGACCTTCCGTGGCGGGTGCCCTACCTGCCGGTCGACCCGGCGGACCTCGGCCGGAGCTACGAGGCGGTCATCCGGGTGAACTCGCAGTCGGGAAAGGGCGGCATCGCCTACCTGCTCGAACGCGACTACGGCATCGAGATGCCCCGTCGTCTGCAGGTGGACTTCTCACGACGCGTCCAGCAGCAGGCGGACGAGACCGGTCGCGAGCTGGACGCCGAGGCGCTGCTCGCGGCGTTCGAGCGCAGCTACCTGTCGGTGACGCCGTCTCGGGTCGAGCTGCTCGAGGTCGATGTGACGACGACCGGCGAGAGCTCGCGGGCGACGATCGGTCTCCGGATCGACGGGGACCGCCAGGCGGCCACCTTCGTCGGCATCGGTCCGGTCGAGGCGGCGACCCGTCTCCTCGCCGACCACGGCGTTCACGTCGAGGTCGTCTCCCTGCATCAGACCTCGCTCAGCGCCGGAAGCGGCGCCGAAGCATTGACCCTCCTCGAGGTCCGCCGCGGAGCAGAGACGGTGTGGGCAGCGGGTCGGCATCGCTCCGTCCTCGAGGCATCGGTCCGCGCCGTCGTCAACGCCGCGAGCCGGTAG
- a CDS encoding helix-turn-helix transcriptional regulator: MTTTLTAPAGPATDTFDRALASLEWTIHGTDRDRLAANVPLRRPHAASGFVYLSSGRVRLTATDGTRDLDAGDLVFFPRAHATTVVALEDAELLDVAFTPPGQRQQVAETLPEHLYVADFAGQEPSMVALLEGMGCPQAAGRPRPGDSVICSRIATTIVSAALRTWNEAGCAPERWLQRIGDPHIGAVLDALHAEPGRPWTFETLARIAMMSRSAFAERFREVVGHTPRAYLTTVRMETAKGLILTGDASVAELAGALGYVSEDGFARAFQRYTGLTPARWRAEAALAA, translated from the coding sequence GTGACCACCACCCTGACCGCTCCCGCAGGGCCCGCGACCGACACCTTCGATCGCGCGCTCGCGAGCTTGGAGTGGACGATCCACGGCACCGACCGCGACCGCCTCGCCGCGAACGTTCCGCTGCGGCGGCCGCACGCGGCGTCCGGCTTCGTCTACCTCTCCAGCGGCCGCGTCCGCCTCACGGCCACCGACGGCACCCGCGACCTCGACGCCGGCGACCTCGTCTTCTTCCCTCGCGCCCACGCCACGACGGTGGTCGCGCTCGAGGACGCCGAGCTGCTCGACGTCGCGTTCACCCCGCCCGGTCAACGCCAGCAGGTGGCGGAGACGCTGCCCGAGCACCTGTACGTCGCAGATTTCGCCGGGCAGGAGCCCTCGATGGTGGCGCTCCTGGAAGGTATGGGCTGCCCGCAGGCGGCTGGTCGTCCGCGGCCGGGCGACAGCGTCATCTGCAGCCGCATCGCGACCACGATCGTGTCGGCCGCGCTGCGCACCTGGAACGAGGCCGGCTGCGCACCGGAGCGCTGGCTGCAGCGCATCGGCGACCCGCACATCGGTGCGGTCCTCGACGCCCTGCACGCCGAACCTGGGCGACCGTGGACCTTCGAGACGCTCGCCCGCATCGCCATGATGTCGCGGTCGGCGTTCGCAGAGCGGTTCCGCGAGGTCGTCGGGCACACCCCGCGCGCCTACCTCACGACCGTGCGCATGGAGACGGCCAAGGGGCTCATCCTCACGGGCGACGCGTCCGTGGCCGAGCTCGCCGGTGCCCTCGGCTACGTGTCGGAAGACGGGTTCGCGCGCGCCTTCCAGCGGTACACGGGCCTGACGCCCGCCCGTTGGCGTGCCGAGGCGGCGCTCGCCGCGTAG
- a CDS encoding MFS transporter → MTTDEKLDAPRTGSVPTTHTAASAASRTRTAWAAVAVMMATSFVLVLAEFLPPSLLPSMAASLGITEGQAGQAVTATAFIGFLTAPTIGILVPRLDRRLLLVLLAAAAAVSSALVAISADFVMLLIARLLLGAALGAFWAMSIAIAARLSAPHHLGRAIMLVNTGTTVATVAGVPVGTYLGSVMDWRLIFAGVAVITAVVAVALRLVLPPVAPAPSSGGLRSLVDTLRVPGIRVGLTGHILTVLGHFIAFTYIRLAIERVPDLDAAGVAVLLAAFGLGGVVGNFVIGLLVDRHLAALRFVVPAFIGVSIALVTLFPGQQWIVTIAITTWGMGFGAWLTTLSTWMGRLVPDRMESGGGLVVAGFQLAITVGAGAGGLLVDAVGIVPALTVAAISAIIGGIVFGSARTAR, encoded by the coding sequence ATGACGACAGACGAGAAGCTCGATGCTCCACGAACGGGCTCGGTCCCCACGACGCACACAGCCGCGTCCGCCGCCTCTCGCACGCGGACCGCATGGGCCGCCGTCGCCGTGATGATGGCGACGAGCTTCGTGCTCGTGCTCGCCGAGTTCCTGCCGCCGAGCCTGCTGCCGTCGATGGCAGCCTCGCTCGGGATCACCGAGGGCCAGGCAGGCCAGGCCGTCACCGCGACGGCGTTCATCGGCTTCCTCACCGCACCGACGATCGGCATCCTCGTCCCGCGGCTCGACCGCCGCCTCCTGCTCGTCCTGCTCGCAGCGGCCGCCGCGGTGTCGAGCGCGCTCGTCGCGATCTCCGCCGACTTCGTGATGCTGCTCATCGCCCGCCTCCTACTCGGTGCGGCCCTCGGCGCCTTCTGGGCGATGTCGATCGCGATCGCCGCCCGGTTGTCCGCTCCGCACCACCTCGGTCGGGCGATCATGCTCGTGAACACCGGCACCACCGTCGCGACGGTCGCCGGTGTCCCGGTGGGCACCTACCTCGGTTCGGTCATGGACTGGCGCCTCATCTTCGCCGGTGTCGCGGTCATCACTGCGGTGGTGGCCGTCGCACTGCGGCTCGTGCTCCCGCCCGTCGCCCCGGCACCGTCCAGCGGCGGTCTGCGGTCACTCGTCGACACGCTCCGGGTCCCTGGCATCCGCGTCGGCCTCACGGGGCACATCCTGACCGTCCTCGGCCACTTCATCGCCTTCACCTACATCCGGCTCGCGATCGAGCGGGTGCCGGACCTCGACGCGGCCGGTGTGGCCGTCCTCCTCGCGGCGTTCGGCCTCGGCGGCGTGGTCGGCAACTTCGTGATCGGACTCCTCGTCGACCGCCACCTCGCGGCTCTGCGCTTCGTCGTCCCGGCCTTCATCGGCGTCTCGATCGCACTCGTGACCCTGTTCCCGGGGCAGCAGTGGATCGTGACCATCGCGATCACCACCTGGGGCATGGGCTTCGGCGCCTGGCTCACGACCCTGAGCACGTGGATGGGTCGCCTCGTCCCGGACCGCATGGAGTCCGGTGGCGGACTCGTCGTCGCGGGGTTCCAGCTCGCGATCACCGTCGGTGCCGGAGCGGGTGGACTGCTCGTCGACGCGGTCGGCATCGTCCCGGCGCTCACGGTCGCGGCGATCTCCGCGATCATCGGTGGCATCGTCTTCGGGTCGGCGCGCACCGCGCGGTGA
- a CDS encoding TetR/AcrR family transcriptional regulator yields the protein MSTTAPAEDRRAALRARHHRAILDAARVMIAEQGIAGFNVDVIAERADVSRRTVFNHFSSIDDLVTTSCTEELAVVIESFRSAVNARPAGPGSRVSMFEDVAAALRTTDIPRVIAFLWNALGGFAPDDSRPQQLFQATFSRTTQELAHELAERNTDVDELEAGFLVSSLMHGVEVLAHHWIASTGATTDDEARALWTDLLERLIASVRTGYASTH from the coding sequence GTGTCCACCACCGCCCCCGCCGAGGATCGACGCGCCGCCCTCCGCGCGCGTCACCATCGGGCGATCCTCGACGCCGCCCGCGTCATGATCGCGGAGCAGGGCATCGCCGGCTTCAACGTCGACGTCATCGCCGAGCGCGCCGACGTCTCGCGCCGCACGGTGTTCAACCACTTCTCATCGATAGACGACCTCGTCACCACCTCCTGCACGGAGGAGCTGGCCGTCGTGATCGAGAGCTTCCGGTCCGCCGTCAACGCACGACCGGCAGGCCCCGGGTCGCGCGTGTCGATGTTCGAGGACGTCGCCGCAGCGCTCCGCACGACCGACATCCCCCGCGTCATCGCCTTCCTCTGGAACGCGCTCGGCGGCTTCGCACCCGACGACTCGCGCCCGCAGCAGCTCTTCCAGGCCACCTTCTCCCGCACCACCCAGGAGCTCGCCCACGAACTGGCCGAGCGCAACACCGACGTCGACGAACTCGAGGCCGGCTTCCTGGTGTCCTCCCTCATGCACGGTGTCGAAGTGCTCGCCCACCACTGGATCGCGAGTACCGGCGCCACCACGGACGATGAAGCCCGTGCCCTCTGGACCGACCTGCTGGAACGGCTCATCGCGAGCGTCCGCACCGGCTACGCGTCCACGCACTGA
- a CDS encoding MMPL family transporter — protein sequence MAELLYRLGRFSARRAWAVLISWIVILGISVGAFLAFGGTLSSAVTIPGTPTAKVTDQLEESFPSASGGTGAMVFHTKDGDAFTDSQKTAIGELLDETADLKGVDTTVNPFETQETIADQAKQISDGKTQIDDGRTQLTDGQTQLDAGQQQLTDAQTQLSAALAQAQQAAGGTLPAAAQAQFDAQQTAITQQQTALDAQQATITENLAKLDEQSTKLELSSQLLDLSSGIRTVSTDDTTAVANVVFDKRQQEVTPETKQSVIDQVKKDVPSGVEVEFSNELAQSLPQLFGVGEAIGLIIAAITLLVMLGTVIAASLPLVSAIVGVGVGVTASLSLSGVVDMLSITPVLGVMLGLAVGIDYSLFILNRHRKQLLAGVELHESIGLANGTSGNAVVFAGSTVLVALLALNVTGIPFLGLMGTVGAICVAVAILLAVTLTPALLSLLGLRILSRKARGTIGTPRPDAVPTKPMGTLRAVGTLVAGLVVLGVVAIPALDMRLGLPDGSSEAVDSTQYQSYTLIEDKFGAGVNGPLLVVATLPDAATDEEVLEEQVRIGQEIADQDDVKAVAPVGASDDNSVLAFQVIPKEGPNAVSTEQLVRDLRDLSPLSGDVELGVAGSASGNIDVSKQLSDALPLYLALVVGLSLIIMILVFRSILVPLTATLGFMLSLAATFGGITAIFQWGWLGPVFGVHDPGPILSFLPTILIGILFGLAMDYQLFLVSGMREAFAHGAPARLAVQRGLHAGRTVVVAAAIIMISVFGGFIFSHSAMIRSIGFGLAFGVLVDAFVVRMLLIPAVMHLLGKSAWWIPKWLDRILPNVDVEGAALERSHPHDTGSVATAPSSGEPRNAVDGAETAALGAGVTAGTAAHVAAPSSELTRREAAAAAERTHPAHVLTTDPDPADQQVSRVEPGLDVVVHPATAGVQRVAVGAYVIAVDADNGTAVVEPPVGGVVVVRAPR from the coding sequence TTGGCTGAACTGCTGTATCGCCTCGGACGCTTCTCCGCGCGTCGCGCGTGGGCCGTCCTCATCTCCTGGATCGTGATCCTCGGCATCTCGGTCGGCGCGTTCCTCGCCTTCGGCGGCACCCTCTCGAGCGCCGTCACCATCCCGGGCACGCCGACCGCGAAGGTCACCGACCAGCTCGAGGAGTCGTTCCCGAGCGCGTCCGGCGGCACCGGGGCGATGGTGTTCCACACGAAGGACGGCGACGCCTTCACCGACAGCCAGAAGACCGCCATCGGCGAGCTGCTCGACGAGACGGCCGACTTGAAAGGCGTCGACACCACGGTCAACCCCTTCGAGACGCAGGAGACGATCGCCGACCAGGCGAAGCAGATCTCCGACGGCAAGACGCAGATCGACGACGGCCGCACCCAGCTCACCGACGGCCAGACGCAGCTCGACGCCGGACAGCAGCAGCTGACCGACGCGCAGACCCAGCTGAGCGCCGCGCTCGCCCAGGCGCAGCAGGCCGCCGGCGGCACGCTCCCGGCCGCCGCACAGGCCCAGTTCGACGCCCAGCAGACCGCGATCACGCAGCAGCAGACGGCGCTCGACGCCCAGCAGGCCACCATCACCGAGAACCTCGCGAAGCTCGACGAGCAGAGCACGAAGCTCGAGCTCTCCTCCCAGCTCCTCGACCTCTCCTCGGGCATCCGCACCGTCTCCACCGACGACACCACAGCGGTCGCGAACGTCGTCTTCGACAAGCGTCAGCAGGAGGTCACGCCGGAGACGAAGCAGTCGGTCATCGACCAGGTGAAGAAGGACGTCCCGTCGGGCGTCGAGGTCGAGTTCTCGAACGAGCTCGCGCAGAGCCTGCCGCAGCTGTTCGGCGTGGGTGAGGCGATCGGCCTCATCATCGCGGCGATCACGCTGCTCGTCATGCTCGGCACGGTCATCGCCGCATCGCTCCCGCTCGTCTCCGCGATCGTCGGCGTCGGTGTCGGTGTCACCGCGTCGCTCTCGCTCTCGGGTGTCGTCGACATGCTCTCGATCACGCCGGTACTCGGCGTCATGCTCGGGCTCGCGGTCGGCATCGACTACTCGCTGTTCATCCTCAACCGACACCGCAAGCAGCTGCTCGCGGGCGTCGAGCTGCACGAGTCCATCGGACTCGCGAACGGCACCTCGGGCAACGCCGTCGTCTTCGCCGGATCGACCGTCCTCGTCGCGCTGCTGGCGCTCAACGTCACGGGCATCCCCTTCCTCGGCCTGATGGGCACCGTCGGCGCGATCTGCGTCGCCGTCGCGATCCTGCTCGCGGTCACCTTGACGCCCGCCCTGCTGTCGCTGCTCGGCCTCCGCATCCTCAGCCGGAAGGCACGCGGCACCATCGGCACGCCGCGTCCGGACGCCGTCCCGACCAAGCCCATGGGCACGCTGCGCGCCGTCGGCACGCTCGTCGCCGGACTCGTCGTGCTCGGCGTCGTCGCGATCCCCGCGCTCGACATGCGCCTCGGCCTGCCGGACGGCAGCTCGGAAGCCGTCGACTCGACGCAGTACCAGTCCTACACGCTCATCGAGGACAAGTTCGGTGCCGGCGTCAACGGGCCGCTACTCGTCGTCGCCACGCTGCCCGACGCCGCCACCGACGAGGAGGTCCTCGAGGAGCAGGTGCGGATCGGCCAGGAGATCGCCGACCAGGACGACGTGAAGGCCGTCGCACCGGTGGGCGCATCGGACGACAACTCCGTGCTCGCCTTCCAGGTGATCCCGAAGGAGGGCCCGAACGCGGTCTCCACGGAGCAGCTCGTCCGCGACCTGCGCGACCTCTCGCCGCTGTCGGGTGACGTCGAGCTCGGCGTGGCCGGCAGCGCGAGCGGCAACATCGACGTCTCGAAGCAGCTCTCCGACGCCCTCCCGCTCTACCTGGCGCTCGTGGTCGGCCTGTCGCTGATCATCATGATCCTCGTGTTCCGCTCGATCCTCGTGCCGCTCACCGCGACGCTCGGCTTCATGCTGTCGCTCGCGGCGACCTTCGGTGGCATCACGGCGATCTTCCAGTGGGGCTGGCTCGGACCGGTGTTCGGCGTGCACGACCCGGGACCCATCCTGAGCTTCCTGCCGACGATCCTGATCGGCATCCTCTTCGGGCTCGCGATGGACTACCAGCTGTTCCTCGTGTCCGGCATGCGCGAGGCGTTCGCCCACGGTGCCCCGGCGCGCCTGGCGGTCCAGCGCGGGCTGCACGCCGGCCGCACGGTCGTCGTGGCGGCGGCGATCATCATGATCTCCGTCTTCGGCGGGTTCATCTTCTCCCACTCGGCGATGATCCGGTCGATCGGGTTCGGCCTCGCCTTCGGTGTGCTCGTCGACGCGTTCGTCGTCCGCATGCTCCTCATCCCGGCGGTCATGCACCTGCTCGGGAAGAGCGCCTGGTGGATCCCGAAGTGGCTCGACCGCATCCTCCCGAACGTCGACGTCGAGGGTGCCGCGCTCGAGCGCAGCCACCCGCATGACACGGGTTCGGTCGCGACCGCCCCCTCGAGCGGCGAGCCGCGGAACGCGGTCGACGGCGCGGAGACGGCGGCCCTCGGAGCCGGCGTGACCGCGGGGACGGCCGCACACGTGGCCGCGCCGTCGAGTGAGCTGACCCGCCGGGAGGCGGCAGCCGCCGCCGAGCGGACGCACCCCGCGCACGTGCTCACGACGGACCCCGACCCGGCCGACCAGCAGGTCTCCCGGGTGGAGCCCGGGCTCGACGTCGTCGTGCACCCTGCGACCGCCGGTGTACAGCGCGTGGCCGTCGGTGCCTACGTCATCGCGGTCGACGCCGACAACGGCACCGCGGTCGTCGAGCCGCCCGTCGGTGGCGTCGTGGTCGTCCGCGCGCCGAGGTAG
- a CDS encoding pyridoxal 5'-phosphate synthase, producing the protein MSAEPLSGDDTLQLPEFETPPAEPMLLAQQWLAAAIERDVSEPRSMTLATATSVGVVSARTVDVKTLDDRGLIFGSSTESRKGGQLAENPSAALQVYWRETMQQLRFEGRVEQLSDEESDALFADRSPKSRAATAVAHQSTPFRDGPEETLDALIARADELLEREGDDVPRPATWVGFRLVPDMVEFWHASRDRMHRRLRYLAADGGWIVDRLQP; encoded by the coding sequence ATGAGCGCCGAACCCCTCTCCGGAGACGACACCCTGCAGCTGCCCGAGTTCGAGACCCCGCCCGCCGAGCCCATGCTGCTCGCTCAGCAGTGGCTCGCCGCAGCGATCGAGCGGGACGTCAGCGAACCCCGATCGATGACCCTCGCGACCGCCACCTCGGTGGGCGTCGTGAGCGCGCGCACCGTCGATGTGAAGACCCTCGACGATCGCGGCCTGATCTTCGGCTCCTCGACCGAGAGCCGGAAGGGCGGGCAGCTCGCCGAGAACCCGAGCGCCGCCCTCCAGGTGTACTGGCGCGAGACGATGCAGCAGCTCCGCTTCGAGGGCCGCGTCGAGCAGTTGAGCGACGAGGAGTCCGACGCCTTGTTCGCCGACCGCTCGCCCAAGTCACGAGCGGCGACGGCGGTCGCCCACCAGTCGACGCCGTTCCGCGACGGCCCGGAGGAGACCCTCGACGCCCTCATCGCGCGGGCCGACGAGCTGCTCGAGCGCGAGGGCGATGATGTCCCCCGCCCGGCCACCTGGGTCGGGTTCCGGCTGGTCCCGGACATGGTCGAGTTCTGGCATGCCAGCCGCGACCGCATGCACCGGCGCCTCCGCTACCTCGCGGCCGACGGTGGCTGGATCGTGGACCGCCTGCAGCCGTAG
- a CDS encoding alpha/beta fold hydrolase, which produces MPYTDTDDVSIYYEVEGDPAHPVIVLIAGGGAQLLTWRDPFRRMLVDEGFQVVRFDNRDVGFSQRFGGETDLDGGYSLGDMGDDVLRVLDHLGVEQAHLVGHSMGGMMAQMVALDHPERVLSLGLLSTIPGQDPRYILHGERPELLVEPVRYTREESVAAMAELAAPVPGARYQPDTAWEVWATGEAYDRGYAPEGFSRQWAALLRAPERLERLRDVTVPTLVLHGREDDVLHWSSAVDIAQAMPAAELHVLPGMGHLIPAELWPTLAAGIVRVARSAASQG; this is translated from the coding sequence ATGCCGTACACCGACACCGACGACGTCTCGATCTACTACGAGGTGGAGGGCGACCCCGCCCACCCGGTGATCGTGCTCATCGCCGGCGGCGGCGCCCAGCTGCTCACCTGGCGCGATCCGTTCCGGAGAATGCTCGTGGACGAGGGCTTCCAGGTCGTGCGGTTCGACAACCGCGACGTCGGCTTCTCGCAGCGGTTCGGCGGCGAGACCGACCTCGACGGCGGGTACTCGCTCGGCGACATGGGCGACGACGTCCTGCGGGTGCTCGACCACCTCGGGGTCGAACAGGCGCACCTCGTCGGGCACTCGATGGGCGGCATGATGGCGCAGATGGTCGCGCTCGACCACCCGGAGCGCGTGCTGAGCCTCGGCCTGCTGTCCACGATCCCCGGCCAGGACCCGCGCTACATCCTGCACGGCGAGCGGCCCGAGCTGCTCGTCGAGCCGGTGCGATACACCCGGGAGGAGTCCGTCGCCGCGATGGCGGAGCTCGCCGCACCCGTGCCCGGCGCGCGCTACCAGCCGGACACCGCCTGGGAGGTGTGGGCGACAGGTGAGGCCTACGATCGTGGCTACGCGCCGGAGGGCTTCAGCCGGCAGTGGGCGGCGCTCCTGCGTGCGCCGGAGCGACTCGAGCGACTCCGCGACGTGACCGTACCGACGCTCGTGCTCCACGGTCGCGAGGACGACGTCCTGCACTGGTCCTCCGCCGTGGACATCGCTCAGGCGATGCCCGCGGCCGAGCTCCACGTCCTCCCCGGCATGGGGCATCTCATCCCCGCCGAGCTCTGGCCGACGCTCGCCGCCGGCATCGTCCGGGTCGCGAGGAGCGCGGCGTCGCAGGGCTGA